From the Macaca nemestrina isolate mMacNem1 chromosome 7, mMacNem.hap1, whole genome shotgun sequence genome, one window contains:
- the LOC105491615 gene encoding leucine-rich repeat-containing protein 57 produces the protein MGNSALRAHVETAQKTGVFQLKDRGLTEFPADLQKLTSNLRTIDLSNNKIESLPPLLIGKFTLLKSLSLNNNKLTVLPDEICNLKKLETLSLNNNHLRELPSTFGQLSALKTLSLSGNQLGALPLQLCSLRHLDVVDLSKNQIRSIPDTVGELQVIELNLNQNQISQISVKISCCPRLKILRLEENCLELSMLPQSILSDSQICLLAVEGNLFEIKKLRELEGYDKYMERFTATKKKFA, from the exons ATGGGAAACAGTGCGCTCCGCGCTCATGTGGAAACGGCGCAGAAAACTGGTGTCTTTCAGCTTAAGGACCGAGGGCTGACCGAG TTCCCCGCAGACTTGCAGAAGCTCACGAGCAATCTCAGGACCATCGACTTGTCCAACAACAAGATCGAGAGCCTACCGCCTTTGCTGATAGGAAAGTTCACTCTGCTGAAGAGCCTCTCCCTGAACAACAACAAACTGA CTGTTCTGCCTGATGAGATATGCAATCTGAAAAAACTAGAGACGCTAAGCCTGAACAACAATCACCTTAGAGAGCTGCCGTCTACCTTTGGGCAACTCTCTGCCCTCAAGACCCTGAGCCTCTCTGGGAACCAACTGGGAGCATTACCTCTCCAACTTTGTAGCCTGCGGCACCTGGATGTGGTGGATCTCTCTAAAAACCAGATTCGAAGTATACCTGACACAGTGGGAGAGCTGCAAGTCATCGAACTCAACCTCAACCAGAATCAG ATATCTCAGATCTCAGTGAAGATATCTTGCTGTCCTCGCCTTAAAATTCTTCGCCTGGAAGAGAATTGTCTTGAGCTCAGCATGCTTCCCCAGAGCATCCTCAGTGATTCCCAGATCTGTCTGCTTGCTGTGGAAGGCAatctttttgaaataaagaaactTCGAGAACTGGAAGGCTATGATAAG TACATGGAGAGGTTCACAGCCACCAAGAAGAAGTTTGCGTGA